In Dromiciops gliroides isolate mDroGli1 chromosome 4, mDroGli1.pri, whole genome shotgun sequence, one DNA window encodes the following:
- the FIS1 gene encoding mitochondrial fission 1 protein isoform X1, with protein sequence MEAVLSELVAVDDLVKFEKKFQTEQAGGSVSRSTQFEYAWCLVRSKYNDDIRKGIGLLEELLPKGSKEEQRDYVFYLAVGNYRLKEYEKALKYVRGLLQTEPQNNQAKELECLIDKAMKKDGLVGMAIVGGMALGVAGLAGLIGLAVAKSKS encoded by the exons ATGGAGGCCGTGCTGAGCGAGCTGGTGGCCGTTGACGATTTAGTG AAATTCGAGAAGAAGTTCCAGACGGAGCAGGCAGGGGGCTCCGTGTCCCGAAGTACTCAGTTTGAGTATGCCTGGTGTTTGGTGCGAAGCAAATACAACGATGACATCCGAAAGGGCATCGGGCTGCTGGAGG AACTGCTACctaaaggaagcaaagaagagcAACGAGATTATGTCTTCTACTTGGCTGTGGGGAACTACCGCCTGAAG GAATATGAGAAGGCTCTGAAGTATGTGAGAGGGTTGCTTCAGACTGAGCCCCAGAACAACCAGGCCAAGGAGCTAGAATGCCTTATTGATAAGGCTATGAAGAAAG atGGGCTGGTAGGCATGGCCATCGTGGGAGGCATGGCTCTAGGTGTGGCTGGGCTTGCTGGGCTAATTGGACTTGCTGTGGCCAAGTCTAAGTCTTGA
- the CLDN15 gene encoding claudin-15, whose protein sequence is MSVAVETFGFFLGMLGLVMLGVTLPNSYWRVSSVHGNVITTSTIFENLWYSCATDSTGVYNCWQFPSMLALSGTIQACRALMIAGILFGFLAFFLGIVGLRCTQIGSVTPGAKTRLAATAGALNILAGICGMVTISWYAFNITQDFFNPLIAGTKYELGPALYLGWSASLLCIIGGICLCNHCCCPSEKPSNSVPQPYKAPLSVLPSLGPAARLAPGASDNCDDVSFGKYGKNAYV, encoded by the exons ATGTCAGTTGCTGTAGAGACGTTTGGATTCTTCTTGGGTATGCTGGGGCTAGTGATGCTCGGAGTGACCCTTCCCAACAGCTATTGGCGTGTGTCTTCTGTCCATGGCAATGTCATCACAACATCAACCATCTTTGAGAACCTCTGGTACAGCTGCGCTACAGACTCCACTGGCGTCTACAACTGCTGGCAGTTCCCCTCCATGCTTGCCCTGTCTG GAACTATCCAGGCTTGCCGGGCACTCATGATCGCAGGTATCCTTTTTGGCTTCCTGGCCTTCTTTCTAGGCATTGTTGGCCTGCGCTGTACACAGATTGGGTCTGTGACACCTGGGGCCAAGACCAGGCTAGCTGCTACTGCAGGGGCCCTGAACATACTGGCTG GTATTTGTGGGATGGTGACCATCTCCTGGTATGCTTTTAATATCACCCAAGACTTCTTTAACCCCTTGATTGCTGGGACCAA GTACGAGCTGGGTCCTGCCCTCTACCTAGGCTGGAGTGCCTCCCTGCTCTGCATCATCGGGGGTATTTGCCTCTGTAACCATTGCTGCTGCCCATCAGAGAAACCCTCCAACAG CGTCCCACAACCCTACAAGGCTCCCCTGTCTGTTCTGCCCTCCCTGGGCCCTGCTGCTCGCCTGGCCCCAGGGGCTTCAGACAACTGTGATGACGTAAGCTTCGGCAAATACGGGAAAAACGCCTACGTGTAG
- the FIS1 gene encoding mitochondrial fission 1 protein isoform X2, with the protein MDTWLLRGIGEGKFEKKFQTEQAGGSVSRSTQFEYAWCLVRSKYNDDIRKGIGLLEELLPKGSKEEQRDYVFYLAVGNYRLKEYEKALKYVRGLLQTEPQNNQAKELECLIDKAMKKDGLVGMAIVGGMALGVAGLAGLIGLAVAKSKS; encoded by the exons ATGGATACCTGGCTCTTGAGaggaattggggagggg AAATTCGAGAAGAAGTTCCAGACGGAGCAGGCAGGGGGCTCCGTGTCCCGAAGTACTCAGTTTGAGTATGCCTGGTGTTTGGTGCGAAGCAAATACAACGATGACATCCGAAAGGGCATCGGGCTGCTGGAGG AACTGCTACctaaaggaagcaaagaagagcAACGAGATTATGTCTTCTACTTGGCTGTGGGGAACTACCGCCTGAAG GAATATGAGAAGGCTCTGAAGTATGTGAGAGGGTTGCTTCAGACTGAGCCCCAGAACAACCAGGCCAAGGAGCTAGAATGCCTTATTGATAAGGCTATGAAGAAAG atGGGCTGGTAGGCATGGCCATCGTGGGAGGCATGGCTCTAGGTGTGGCTGGGCTTGCTGGGCTAATTGGACTTGCTGTGGCCAAGTCTAAGTCTTGA
- the FIS1 gene encoding mitochondrial fission 1 protein isoform X3, which yields MEKKFEKKFQTEQAGGSVSRSTQFEYAWCLVRSKYNDDIRKGIGLLEELLPKGSKEEQRDYVFYLAVGNYRLKEYEKALKYVRGLLQTEPQNNQAKELECLIDKAMKKDGLVGMAIVGGMALGVAGLAGLIGLAVAKSKS from the exons ATGGAGAAG AAATTCGAGAAGAAGTTCCAGACGGAGCAGGCAGGGGGCTCCGTGTCCCGAAGTACTCAGTTTGAGTATGCCTGGTGTTTGGTGCGAAGCAAATACAACGATGACATCCGAAAGGGCATCGGGCTGCTGGAGG AACTGCTACctaaaggaagcaaagaagagcAACGAGATTATGTCTTCTACTTGGCTGTGGGGAACTACCGCCTGAAG GAATATGAGAAGGCTCTGAAGTATGTGAGAGGGTTGCTTCAGACTGAGCCCCAGAACAACCAGGCCAAGGAGCTAGAATGCCTTATTGATAAGGCTATGAAGAAAG atGGGCTGGTAGGCATGGCCATCGTGGGAGGCATGGCTCTAGGTGTGGCTGGGCTTGCTGGGCTAATTGGACTTGCTGTGGCCAAGTCTAAGTCTTGA